The stretch of DNA AGCGCATCACATTTATGCGTATCATGGTACATTATAGTAATAAGTATAAAGTACCATGATACACAGaacagaaggaaaagaaagaaacatgTTTGCTTAAGGATTAAGCAATGGGTACTTATATATTCCTGTGGCTTTATTTTCAGAGTATGTCATATCATTTCATCGATCCAATCCTGCTCATGTGAACAGATAACTAACACATTTATAATACAGCGCATGCATGCAACGGGTAGTACTATTATATGGATTAGTGGAAGTGCTTGAAATATATTGCTAGGATAAATCCGCGCCCAAAGTTTCACAAGCATCCAAGGAGAGGCATGGGTACGTAGGAATCAAATAAGCTTTGGCAGCGTCCTTTTGCATCACCGGTTAGGAATAAAGtggcttttttttctctttcgaCTTTAGTCCTTTTTCCCCAtcatcatatattcatatgCATCCTTTTTTGCTAGCTATTTGTCTTTGCTGAAATTACAATCAGAGACTAGCTTTGCTAATACCGCAGCGAGTTACTATATGCAAGCACAAAATTAGTAATTggtagcatgcatgcatgatactGTAATGCGACTGCTTAATTAGTtagttaatatatatatatatatatatatatatatatatatatatatatatatatatatatgcttagagcaactccagtaggGCTGCTAAATTTGGGTGAGCAAATGCACATTTAGAAGCtcacttctaaattttactcacCCAAATATGGGCTTCCACTCCAGCGGGTTGAGTAAATTGGGCTTCCATTTTTTCAACTGACAACTAGGCCCCACTTATCATTCTCTCAGCACGCCACACACCTCTCCCACTCGTTCGTTCCCTACCCCGTGCCGCCGGCGCCTGCAACCCCACCGCTGCCCTGCGGCGGCCCTTGTCGTCGAACCCGCGGCGCTCGCCTCCGTCGGGGCTGCCGAACCCGCCGCCGCTATAGAAGCGGAAGCCGTGGGAGCAGTCGAGCTCCTCGGTGGAGCGCTCCGGCTCCACGGGCGCGCCCACCTCGCGGAGGTTGGGGAAGCTGGCGGcgccccggcgagctcgagcggcGGGACGGCCGCGACGCTCTAGCGCTCCTCCTCGGAGAGCTCGGCGTCGAGCGCCCATGCGCCGACGCCGCCCCAGGGCTTGGCCATGGCTActactgctgccgccgccgccagtacGAGATCTAGGATTCGGTGGTGCTCGaaggcggagggagggagggagggagggaggtggggGTGAAATCCAAGACAAGTAACGAGGAGTTGGGGGCGGTGGCGCCTTGGCCGACAGGGGCGGGGGCCACTGGGATGggggaatgaaaaaaaaagaaattgttGGGGCTCACAGTTGTCTGCCCAAATAGAGGGCCACCAAATTGAGGGGGTGGGGGGAGAAATTTGGAAGGCCTACCAAAATGGCAGCCCATTTGGTCCCCTGCTGGAGATTAATTTTTGATCTCCACCGACTAAATCTTTATATGGAAGCTCATTTGCTCTCcctactggagttgctcttatgtTGTTTAATGTAGAGAAAACCACACACTTTACTGACTAGTCCATCAGCGCATGCTCACTGCACGGGCTAATAATAATTTTGAGAGATATAATAATCCGTGGATGACTTTATTGGGGGCACACATCTAATTAAATTACTTACATTTACTAGAACAAACAGCCTAGGACTCTTTCTACAAGCAGGTGAGAATCGACTGTACAAACAAATTTACAGTGGTCTAGAACAAGAATCGACAGTACAAATGAGTTTATATCATCGGTTGCCCACACTActataaaaataatttgtaggaggtgccttatttttttttctaagggTAGCCTAAAAGATAACCCGTACCTACAAACGAAGCGGTGTACCGTAGCAATTCACCCGCTCCTGACGTTACCAAAAATGGCTATATGTTTTTAGTGACAGTTGATGGCGTCAACTaccctgaaaatgcatttttagaggCGTGTGCTGGCGCCACCCTcccctaaaaataattttcaaaggcACGTGATTGTAAGACCCGCTCCTACAAATGATCTCACGCAAAATAATTATAAgtttttcatatgatctcggatgaagtcaaactttatatcaaaactatacaggttgacaagatctaaaattttgtagttggtaactttttcatttaagaTCATTTAATTGTCCATAAAATGTTATAAGTTCTTAAATTTCAAAATCTTGAAgtgtcaaaaaaattaaaacaacCTTGGATGTATAGTAGTTCCATATAGTAGTAAGATCAAAACTTTTATAGTTTATACATTATTAACTTAAGATAGTATAGGATCACAAGATCATTTACTAGTTGTGCCCTACACATGGTTATGAATATATAATATCTCATACAACTGAAGTCATACTTTAAGGTTTTCACAATCATAATCTTTATTTACACTGAAATATCTTTGGTATATTTTTTCTGTTTCTATAATTCCCATTAATAATAGTGCCGAAGTTTtacttttttatttgttcttcTATATTTAAAGATTAAAATAAATTcttaaaataaaatagaaaaatatttttagggcaGGTGATGACGGCACTCGCCTCTAGAAATGAATTTCTAAGAGCGGGTGATAGCGTCACCTACCCTTACAAATCGATTTCAAAGTTAATACAAAAGAATAGTATATCTCATAGAGTCACGAGTGATTGTATGGAATGGTGAAGATGAGGGTACACACAAGGCAAAGGATAAGTGGTTCGAACCCCTGTTTACGCAAGTGTACATATTTTGTCAAAAAGTTTACCTTGGTAGTAGAGGGGCTTGTGGTGGTGGCTGGTTGGCTGGGATATTTTTTTACCTTGGGTAGTAGAGGGGATTGTGGTGGTGGATGATTGGCcgagatatttttcttttttattttgctcTTTTCGAGTTTTCTTttaaatttttcattttatgaaaATTAATTTGTAGAGGTGGGTCTCACCTGctcctacaaatcgatttgtaggtGCGGGTTAGGCCGTGACCCGCATACGCCCCTAAAAGTATGTTTTTATCTATTCCTAAAAATCTTTCACAGTTGCCATTCAAATTGAATGTGCTAGACATTTTCTATACCATCAGTTGCCCATTGTAAAAAAGTCATAGATATCATGCTCCTCATAAAATTCCTCCATAAGGTCTATAAATATAGTTTCATTCCTAGCTATCAACACATCTAGCCTTCAATCATAGTCGACATCAATGATATCATCTCCATAAGTCATTACCACACAAATCAGTGCGTCAATGTGTGCACTATCTCATCAGTGTATGGAAATTCCAATGAGTTCATAAACGGAGAAACAGGTCGTACATGAATCGGAATCCATATAAGATTTATACCATCCTTCGTCAACTCTCACCACTAGCAGACCTTCCAATCATACCCAAGTTGCAtaatctctactactaaaagtCACTATTATTGGGAAACCAGTAAACCGTGCGACCCGAGCCCCTCCTCACGCTTTATTGTCCTGCCGACTTCGCACCTCAACCGTCCGGTCATCTCCTCGTACGATATGAGCCTTCCACCCCTCCCCCACGGCCCCACCCCACACACCTCACGATGGCTCCTATCTCTTCCGTCCTGGTGCCTTCTCTCTCGCTCCCCCTCATGACGCCGCAGCTCGTGAGCCGGTCCGCACCACTGCCATCACGTTGTCTAGCCATCCCCACCCCTCCGCTCTGCCGTCCCACTGTCCCACCGCCGTGAGGGGTCCCCGTCCGCCCACGCGAGTGTTGGTTTGTAACATCACACATAAATCTGCAAGTGCACAGATATCATTGTATCTTTCACACAGTAGTATTTTAGGGTATCGTATACACAGATGAACATGAGTATATTATCTAAGGTTTAAGTTCATCCAAGAACACCACATTACATAGGAGATAAGTGGTAGAGAGGATTTTTAAGGCTAAGAATCTGAGATAAGATAGAACTAACTGAGTCGTTTACTTCGGGCTACTAGCTTCTCCTGGATAAAACCAGGCATCTCTGATAATATAGACTTCTGCAATATATTCGGATGTGGAGGATTACAGAGAGTAGACAAGACTATCACCACCTACCAtacctacctctacaaaccatagGGTATACAACAACTAAAGGTAAAGTGTAATCTAGACACTACGTCTACACCATCTTTTACTAACTCTAGAGTCGTACAAGACCATCTATCTCTATCAGGAGTCTTACTCTAGAGTATCCACGAAACTAGTGAACTAGTGAACGATGGCCCCATAAACAACTAGAAGATTAGAACTAATATTAACTAAGAAACTAAAgcacaaaaaaatcatgaatacTTACTATGATTGATAAGTATTCGTCGAGGTACAAGTAGAAGAGTGTTGGTAGCGCATACCCAGCACTTCCCCGActttctctcactctctccataCTTTTTAACACAATTGAGGCAGCGCTACACCTCCAGGACAAGCTAAAAGGTCAAGTATGAGACTGAGAGTACAAGAGAGGAGTATGAAGGTGTGTCTCATTTAGGAACCCCCTCTAGTATTTATAGGGTTGCACAGGTCGTTTCTGGCGATAAAATAGCTCGGGCATGCACAACCGCCATTGACAAGCCACCACAGGCCGCCACATGGAAGATGGAGGCGAACAGGCCCACCCATGGCTCGGCAGACCTCCTAGAACTGCCTTTTGCCAAGAAGCTTCTAGTTGGATCCCACATCCTTATCCGCGTGCATGGCAAGTTTCAAGGTCGGTTTAGCCTAGTTTGTGAGCCCATGGATCTGTATGCTCAGTCTTGGATTTTTGTAGCTTTGATCTTTATTGTATTTTCTATGCATTTCTAGCCCAAATTTACCTACGCACATTTTTAGACCAATATTTGTAGAATCCGTTAGATAGCGGCCCTAATCTAATGTTAGTTCTTGCTTTCATTCCATTTTTATGAAGGAATCGACGGTCAAAATTGGTTTGTAACGAGCATCAACAAGCTCCCCCAAACTTAGTCATTTGCAAGTCCTCGAGTGAAGGCTAGAACTAAGACGGACACGGCTTTCTCTTTTAATATGATACATGCATACATATTATTCCAAGATTCACCTTTACCTGTGAATCTTGATGTGATGttagattttatttatataaagatcaggggctaaaacataaagaaaaaaatGCACGGTTCTAAATATTTTTCTACAGAGCTGGACTGTGGGTTGATTAGCTGAAAAATGACAGGTTCTAACTATTTTTCTATAGAGCTGGGCTACAGATTGATTAGCCGAAACCGGaggactcttatgcaaaaaggaTAGGACGGCCTGATTTGACTTAGTTGACCAACACATGGCTATGGATCTGGCCCTTGATCTTAGTTCAGACAGCTACAGCGtaaaggagaggagagggacaACGGCTTTTACTGGAGTCGGCGGCAGGTGGCGGTGACTGGTGGCGAAGTTCGCCGGAGATGGCCTGGGTTTGAGCTATAGGGCACCGTATCGTTGGGATTTGGTTGGGAAGAAAGAGACGTGGAACATCACTGGCAATAGTAGGGGCGAAGCCAATTCCAAATTGACCATGGTGCACTCCTTCATGGACTAAAATAACTTCTCAGGATTATATGATAATTTTAAGCTTAGTTAgtggtaaaaaaaattacctGCATAGGCACCGGGCAGACTTAACATGGCGTTTCCCCTGGGCAACAGCAAAGGGAAGATCAGGTACTACGGTGAGTAATTAAGCTCAGGAAGAGGGAAAATAAAGGGGAAATGGCTCGATTCGCTTCTATAACTTACAAGGAAGCTTCAGAGTTATTTCTTGTCGACGAACTCGCAGAGAATGGGGAGATCAACAGGGTGGCCGAGCTCAAGCTTTGGTGGCAAAAAATCCTAGGGTTTGAAGCAATGTTGGTGGATTTTGATGGCCAAAAGCGGTGCTGGAGGCCGCCTGTTATAAGCCGGGTGCCGACCTTGGCGTGCGGGGCTTGAAAGGAAGGAGAGGCAGGGCATCGTTAGGAGCTTGGACTACAGCATGGATCCGGATTGGAGACAAGAGGTTGAAAATGAGGCTGATAGGCGGGTCCCTCACATCGGTGAGAAAGAGAAAGGGTGATGGTGGAACAGGCGGGCATACTTGGCTAAGGAGGAGGGATGGGCCGGTCGCGCGGGGGAGGGTGGGGAGGGGGCAAGTTGGGCTGATCGGAAAGGTCGAGCTGAGGGGAAGAAAGAGGGAGACAAAAGAGAGAGGGCGTGGCTGGGCCAACAAGTGGGTTGCTAAATGCTAGGCCGATAGGTTGTTGCGCTAGGTGCACGCGTGtgctagaaaaaaaataaggaaGCGAAAGAAAAGAGACTGATGTTGGGCCGGGAAGCAAAAAAGAAAAGTGGGGAAGCTGGGGTGGgctaaaaagaaagagaaaaagatgaTTTACTGCATCAAACAAGAATTCAAACAAACTTACACTGAaccgaattcaaatttgagagaACAACAATAGTACAATACAAAGGAACAAATGTAATAGCATGAGTGTAACAGCAAGGAACAAATGAATTCAAGCAGTAATGTCACCATATCGCGTTCGCGTGCAAGGTGGTAATACTGATACTTGCGCAGGCAGGCGATCAAAATCTCGAAGAAGCCTGGCCAGATTGTGAAATAAACTAATCAACCTGGCCCTACACCACTTCATGATGACTGTGCGTTGCCTGGTTcagttggtgaaaagttgttaattttgatattgtagcacatttcgttgttacttgataaataatatctaattatgaactaattaaacttaaaagattcatctcgtactaatcaattagactgtgtaattaattatttttttcaactgcatttaatgctccatacatgtgtccgaaaattcggcgtgtagaaatttttttgagttCTGGGAATTAAACAGGGCCTGAACCAATCGCATATATCAAACCAGCAGAAAGACAGGCCTTTATGACGCTGCAACATGCTAACCAGCAGTCAACAAAAACGATGATAACATATACAATGCAATACAAAGAAACCCTCACAAACTCCCAAAAGCCGCGCACACAGCAATCAATTCATATACGATCCCTATGTTTACATCAGTTTCATACTGTAAATACACTGCTCCTTCAACGATATATAAGGTTTCTACTGTACACAAGGCTATGTCATAATAAACAACTGCCACAACTAAGCCCACATTCAAAGCATATCGGATCATGCTTTTGCAATGCTATTTCAGGATCTCAGCCATGGGCACCATCAAATCAGTAGTAGCACCCAAGAGGAAATGGGCAATAATCTACAGAGGCACTCAACAATTAGTCATCAACACTAGAAATAACCAGGAAGAGGTGTATCATCATCCCACAGCTCCTGCAATTCATTCATGAAATAACCATCGTCCATCTCTGCGGACTCCTCGAGCATCTTTTCTTGCATAGCCTGTCATACAAGCAGCCAACAATGCCATCAGCGCTTCATGACAGCATTCGACTATCATTTGGAATTAAAAACGACGGGGACGGACTCATTTGAATATAGATCAAATTCCAAGAATAATTCAACACACTACCTGGGACTCCTGCATTTTTGACACAACAGTCAAAATCCTCTGGTACTGGTCCCTTGCTTCCGGGTATTGAGCCATGGACTTCACTCTGGCAAGAGCTTTCTGGAGCCGTTCTTCAGTTTGCTTTCGTCCTTCTTGCAAGAAATCATAGTCATCTCCAGAAGGCTTATCTTTGATCATATTGCTACGTGTTCCGCCACTGCTGCCCTCTGTTGAAGCTTCTGTAGACCGAAACCCACGTAACCCAGCCCCTCTTCGCCGCCAGCGCAGGATAACTTTCTCAACAATCCCAACAGACCAAACTATTTTCCGATAATGCTTCCTCACTTGGTGACCTCGCACATGAGCCTAACAAGACACCAAAAGACAAAaggtttaaaaaaaatctttcatATGATGATGTACAGGCTAGCTAGCAATTCCAGATATTGTACACAAGTCTCAAATAGCATGGCATGTATATTACACTCCAGATAGATACACCGTGTAATCATAAAGCACACAGAAGTAAACAATATCCCACTGTTGCCATGCTGCCAATTACATGCCTAAACACCCGAAAAGTGAGTTGAGCTAGCAGGCAGACACCTTTGAATTATGAAATTCATTGATACTAAGTGTTGGCAAACAGGCAATACATTTCCATGTCCTCCAAACAAAGGAATGAGAAACGGAAGCAAATTTCATGCTGGATTCTTATATTTGATAATATTACACATTCTTGTCAAACCGGATGAAATGTACACTGCATTTATATACCTGGATCTTGACAATACGCTGCCTGATAAGAAGAAATTCCTTTCTCCCCTTCCATCCCCTGAATTTATTCTGTATACGAGTTGCAGCAGAATGCAGGGGATCAAGCTGCCCTGGCTTGGATGGCTTGACAGAAAGGAGTGAAAGGGCACGCTCATCTGACAACCCACCTTTATCATCCTCATATTGAGCTGCTTGCTTCCTCTGGAAGGATTGCACCCTAAAAACTTGATATATCCGAGCAGCAGCTTGAGCAGCATTTCGAACAGGACCCAATGAATCTCCGCTTGGAGGCTGCAATGAATCCCTCTCTGTAACATCTCCAATACCAGGCAGACCAGATATTTCGGCCATATTAGCTTCCTTAAGATTGAGGGCCTGAAGATGACTCGTCAGAGAGGACTCCGCCAAGAAACCAGATATTCCCTTTTGACCATTAGCAGATGCAAGATCTGCTGGTGTACTTTCAGGGAAGTCAGGATATGGATCTGTCAAAGCTCCAGGAGCTGCTCCCAGGGCAATAAGCGCAACTACAGTCCGCTCTCTGCATCACAAACCATTACAAAATGATCAATATACAAAAAAAGAAGATGAATGTAGTACCTGATGTCACCTATAACAACTTACCGGCCACAAAAGGCAGCCCAGTGGAGAGCAGTCCACCCATGAACATCTCTGAAATTTATATTCACGCCAGCAGCAAGTGTTGGCCTTACAGCCCAATCATATCCAAGGGCAGCTGCTAAGTGAAGCACGCCCTGTCCTTCATCATCTAACACACTGGGTCCCTTACCACCCACACTAACTTTATTGAGAAGCCAGACATGCAATTTATTCTTAATCAAGTTTTCAGCAAACTGATCCTGCTGATCATCAGTAGAAGGCTCATTATCAACAGCCAACTTTAACAAGTTGGACCACTCATCATTGCTCGCCATTAGTGAACTTATCTTCTTGCTTAATTCAATCATCTCAAGGCTGGGATTGGATACAGTTGCCTGGTATTCATCTGGTCCAAGGGACAACAGTTTATCAAGACGTATCTGGAAATAAACTTTGTTTGTTGCACCATGTGGACTAGGAGCGTCCATGTATTGGGTGACAGTTGGTCGAAATTCAAACTCTCGCACTTCACTGCAGGCCAACCTGTTGGAGCAGGTGATATAGAAAGGTACTCTACCAGGTTTATGCTGGGGCGAATAACAGAGAAGAGTACCATCTGCTAAAATTTTTGCTGGAACTTCAACTTCTCCAAACATACATGACCACTTGCATCTCTCAGTGACTTTACTGTTATTCAGGAAGCTACCAGTAACTAAAATCTGCATGGCATGCAAAACATTCTGTGAGAATATGCGCAAAAGTACTTCAATTAGAACCATCAGGGAAAATTCCTGTCAAATACCATGATTTTCAAGCTTAGGAACAAACAAGTAAACCTTCCACTCATTGTACCATACCTTGGTCTTTGATCCCACATAGGTCCAGGTTGGAGCAAAATCAACTATACTAAAGAGCTGGTCCTGCGAGAGCATTGGGGAAACAGTGAACTGTTCCAGCGGCTCACGGCTTGATGCTTCAATGATACTATCTGCTTCTTCAGTGCTCCAGTATGCCCCAGAACTAGATTGAATTTGGGAATCCTCCACTTCAAGAAGCTCTTTGCTCATCCATCTTGTAAAACTGTCAGTTTTCTTAAAGCTGTCTTTTAGGATATCAGATAGATTGGATGACTGAGTTTTCAAAAATGGATAGCCAATGGCTGCCTCCAGAGAACCATCATTTGGCTGTGGGAAGTTGCTCTCTGGTGCAGACAAATCACCTGTAGCACCAGGGAACTGAAATGCAACAAATTCAGTTAGATACAGTTAAATACAAATTATACCAAACAGAAGAACCAAGTGAAAATAGTTAGATACAGTATGCTGCTTATTTCAAGTGATTCTCACTGTATTTTATTGAACAAAGTCTACTCATTACTAAGTAAAGCACCTCTTAAGGAAGCAATATAATGCCATAATAATTATACAAATTCTAATGATCATTGGAATAAAAAATCAGATCAAAATGTATGAATTTGAATTTATAATGCCTTGCAGAACTTAGAAAAGGTATGACTTATTTAATTAATTTGTAACTAGTTGTAGCTGGTAGAGTAGATGGATGTACATTTCAGTGGTGCCTCTTTAACCATAAAGAGTGTAAAAAAATGGAAAACCGCAAAAGCATTTGTATAGTAAATACAGGTACATTTGCAGTTAAATTCTCATGATGGCAATTACTAACTTTTCATTTCCCATAATGGTTAAGGAGGTAAACAACAAAAATATCAGCTATAATGATATGAGAAATGACTAGTTCATATCATGGAATCATAGCAATCTTCATAAGTATCATTGTACAGAATGGCAGATCAACAAACCTGCCAAAATGATTCTCCACTAGCTCCTGCAGCGCCAATATCCTTGAGACTGAGGCCATCAGAATATACTTCATCGAATGTCAAATAGTCAATTCCCAAGCCTTCCGTGGAAGTGCCTTGCTCAGGAGGAACAGGAAACTGGAGAGGCATTTGAACAGGCCCATTGTCTAGTTCTATCACCGGATTCCACGATGTAGGATCAGTTTGATTTGCATACCCGTTCGTTGCAACCCCCGTGCTTGATCCATTAAGAACCAGAGGAGAACTATGTTGGTTACCAGGATAGAAGCTTGTATTTTGTGTCATGGGATGCAGCCCCTGGTAATTGCCTGTAATTTTGTGGCAAAGAACTGACTGTGATCACTACACTAAGGTTCAAAGCACATAAAGTTTGATCGAACTGTGATTACCTATGGATGAAGCAGGTGTGTATGGGCTGAAGACAGAAGAATCTATCACGGGTCCAGTTCCATTTTCATGCTGCTGCATCCCAGTGAAAGAGTGGTATCCGGCTCCTCCTGAATAAATATCTGCTGCACCGAATTTTGCTTTAGATATTCTGTGCATAATTGGAATATGTATCAGTGAAACTATTTTAGCCGCATGGTACTTTTATCTGCCATTACATAATACCAGAAAACAGCCATAACTTCCTACCTGATTCTGCTTCTTCGTACTCTGAGGCTTGTCCACTAAGTGAGCTTTCACCCTCTATAGTCTGTGAGGGTAATTGACTTAAAGGACTATCCACAGCAGCTTCTTGAATCATGTTATTATTTACCCTAGCACGAGATGACTTCCCACCCTGAAAGTCATATCCACaccatcagaaaaaaaaaatgtgacCTTATGCAACTTTTTGCCAGAGCAAACAGGTGAGGCAAAACTATTCCCAATATAACATGCTATGGTCATTTGTCTTCAAGATTCGAAATTGAAACAAGATACATGACATAAACTTGACGATATGAGGCTATGAACAAAAAGCAGATTGGAGAAACTCTTTCTTAGTCTACAATAACTTATAACAGAATAGTGTTCCACTATCAAGCTTCAACTAGCTTCTAACAACCCTCCTGGAAAAGTTAGAAACATAGCATTTTCTCGTGTTTTTTCTTAGTTCAGAATTCAATAGACCATCAGCAACAGATTTATTCTGTTCTGAAAACAGCAGTAACTCTTTTTTCTGAATTACCATTCAAGTAAGTGTAAATCCAATTTGTGTGGTTCAAAGCCTCAAACGTTGGTTCTCTGGGATGCAAAATTGTAAAAACCAGCTAGCACATTGTCATACAGTAAAACTGATACTTCTCCTgcgtgtttgagaaaaaaagagtaaaactaatacttctttttcttctcaccGAATATGCAGGTGAGCTGCGTATTATTTCATTAAAGAAGAATAATAAATACAAAACTAGTTCAAACCAAGGTTTCAAAAAGTGCTAGGTGCTAGGCAGGCGGTCAGGCTCGCCCTAGCACCTAGGCAAGGCGGCAATTTATACTTTTTTATAGGCTGCTAGACT from Panicum virgatum strain AP13 chromosome 9K, P.virgatum_v5, whole genome shotgun sequence encodes:
- the LOC120651217 gene encoding calmodulin-binding transcription activator 3-like isoform X2 encodes the protein MIQEAAVDSPLSQLPSQTIEGESSLSGQASEYEEAESDIYSGGAGYHSFTGMQQHENGTGPVIDSSVFSPYTPASSIGNYQGLHPMTQNTSFYPGNQHSSPLVLNGSSTGVATNGYANQTDPTSWNPVIELDNGPVQMPLQFPVPPEQGTSTEGLGIDYLTFDEVYSDGLSLKDIGAAGASGESFWQFPGATGDLSAPESNFPQPNDGSLEAAIGYPFLKTQSSNLSDILKDSFKKTDSFTRWMSKELLEVEDSQIQSSSGAYWSTEEADSIIEASSREPLEQFTVSPMLSQDQLFSIVDFAPTWTYVGSKTKILVTGSFLNNSKVTERCKWSCMFGEVEVPAKILADGTLLCYSPQHKPGRVPFYITCSNRLACSEVREFEFRPTVTQYMDAPSPHGATNKVYFQIRLDKLLSLGPDEYQATVSNPSLEMIELSKKISSLMASNDEWSNLLKLAVDNEPSTDDQQDQFAENLIKNKLHVWLLNKVSVGGKGPSVLDDEGQGVLHLAAALGYDWAVRPTLAAGVNINFRDVHGWTALHWAAFCGRERTVVALIALGAAPGALTDPYPDFPESTPADLASANGQKGISGFLAESSLTSHLQALNLKEANMAEISGLPGIGDVTERDSLQPPSGDSLGPVRNAAQAAARIYQVFRVQSFQRKQAAQYEDDKGGLSDERALSLLSVKPSKPGQLDPLHSAATRIQNKFRGWKGRKEFLLIRQRIVKIQAHVRGHQVRKHYRKIVWSVGIVEKVILRWRRRGAGLRGFRSTEASTEGSSGGTRSNMIKDKPSGDDYDFLQEGRKQTEERLQKALARVKSMAQYPEARDQYQRILTVVSKMQESQAMQEKMLEESAEMDDGYFMNELQELWDDDTPLPGYF
- the LOC120651217 gene encoding calmodulin-binding transcription activator 3-like isoform X3, with product MQQHENGTGPVIDSSVFSPYTPASSIGNYQGLHPMTQNTSFYPGNQHSSPLVLNGSSTGVATNGYANQTDPTSWNPVIELDNGPVQMPLQFPVPPEQGTSTEGLGIDYLTFDEVYSDGLSLKDIGAAGASGESFWQFPGATGDLSAPESNFPQPNDGSLEAAIGYPFLKTQSSNLSDILKDSFKKTDSFTRWMSKELLEVEDSQIQSSSGAYWSTEEADSIIEASSREPLEQFTVSPMLSQDQLFSIVDFAPTWTYVGSKTKILVTGSFLNNSKVTERCKWSCMFGEVEVPAKILADGTLLCYSPQHKPGRVPFYITCSNRLACSEVREFEFRPTVTQYMDAPSPHGATNKVYFQIRLDKLLSLGPDEYQATVSNPSLEMIELSKKISSLMASNDEWSNLLKLAVDNEPSTDDQQDQFAENLIKNKLHVWLLNKVSVGGKGPSVLDDEGQGVLHLAAALGYDWAVRPTLAAGVNINFRDVHGWTALHWAAFCGRERTVVALIALGAAPGALTDPYPDFPESTPADLASANGQKGISGFLAESSLTSHLQALNLKEANMAEISGLPGIGDVTERDSLQPPSGDSLGPVRNAAQAAARIYQVFRVQSFQRKQAAQYEDDKGGLSDERALSLLSVKPSKPGQLDPLHSAATRIQNKFRGWKGRKEFLLIRQRIVKIQAHVRGHQVRKHYRKIVWSVGIVEKVILRWRRRGAGLRGFRSTEASTEGSSGGTRSNMIKDKPSGDDYDFLQEGRKQTEERLQKALARVKSMAQYPEARDQYQRILTVVSKMQESQAMQEKMLEESAEMDDGYFMNELQELWDDDTPLPGYF
- the LOC120651217 gene encoding calmodulin-binding transcription activator 3-like isoform X1 yields the protein MIQEAAVDSPLSQLPSQTIEGESSLSGQASEYEEAESADIYSGGAGYHSFTGMQQHENGTGPVIDSSVFSPYTPASSIGNYQGLHPMTQNTSFYPGNQHSSPLVLNGSSTGVATNGYANQTDPTSWNPVIELDNGPVQMPLQFPVPPEQGTSTEGLGIDYLTFDEVYSDGLSLKDIGAAGASGESFWQFPGATGDLSAPESNFPQPNDGSLEAAIGYPFLKTQSSNLSDILKDSFKKTDSFTRWMSKELLEVEDSQIQSSSGAYWSTEEADSIIEASSREPLEQFTVSPMLSQDQLFSIVDFAPTWTYVGSKTKILVTGSFLNNSKVTERCKWSCMFGEVEVPAKILADGTLLCYSPQHKPGRVPFYITCSNRLACSEVREFEFRPTVTQYMDAPSPHGATNKVYFQIRLDKLLSLGPDEYQATVSNPSLEMIELSKKISSLMASNDEWSNLLKLAVDNEPSTDDQQDQFAENLIKNKLHVWLLNKVSVGGKGPSVLDDEGQGVLHLAAALGYDWAVRPTLAAGVNINFRDVHGWTALHWAAFCGRERTVVALIALGAAPGALTDPYPDFPESTPADLASANGQKGISGFLAESSLTSHLQALNLKEANMAEISGLPGIGDVTERDSLQPPSGDSLGPVRNAAQAAARIYQVFRVQSFQRKQAAQYEDDKGGLSDERALSLLSVKPSKPGQLDPLHSAATRIQNKFRGWKGRKEFLLIRQRIVKIQAHVRGHQVRKHYRKIVWSVGIVEKVILRWRRRGAGLRGFRSTEASTEGSSGGTRSNMIKDKPSGDDYDFLQEGRKQTEERLQKALARVKSMAQYPEARDQYQRILTVVSKMQESQAMQEKMLEESAEMDDGYFMNELQELWDDDTPLPGYF